GGGGCATGGCGGGGCAGCGGACTCGCTCCTCTACACGGGGAAGATCTACGAGTACCTGAGCAGCGGTCGTCCCGTGCTCGGGATCCTCGATGCAGGCCCCGGTGCGGCTCTGATCCGCGGCTCGAACGCCGGGGCCGTGATCCCGCCCGGGGACGAGGAGGGGGCGGCGAGGACGATCCTCGAGTGGCTTCGCGATTGGCGCGGCGGGGCCGACCTCTCCACCCACCTCCAGGAGGAATCCCTTTCCGTATGGGAGCGGCGGAACATGGTGTCAGACGCCGCGGAGATTCTCTCCGAAATTCTACCCATCCGCCCCCACTAAGCCTTTCTCGACCCACCCGGCCCTACTCGCCCAACTCTATATTTTTCAACGAAATAAAAATTTTGCCCTGTCCATGAAATCGGCTTGACACCTTTTTCCTACAGGCTGTAGGATGCCGCCGTGGTGATTTGTGGGGAATAGTGGGAATCCGAACTGCCACGGGGGCCAGCCCGATGGCGGATAGGGACGGTGGATGGCGACGTTTCGGGGGAGCTACCGGCATTCGATCGACCACAAGGGTCGGATCAGCATCCCCGCGCGGTTTCGCCGCCTCCTCTCCGGCGAGGCCTCCGACACCTTCATCATCCTCCGGGGCCTCGAAACGTGCGCGGCACTCTATCCGCTCGATGAATGGCGGCGGATGGAGGAACGCCTCCGCGGCCGCTCCTTTCACGACGAAACCAATCGCCGCTTCCTGCGGATCATGTCGCTGGATCTGAACGAAGGAACCCTCGACGCCCAAGGACGGGTCGCGATCCCTCCTCGGCTTCTCGCCCATGCGCAGCTCAAGCGGGAGGCCATGGTGAACGGCGTCGTGGACCACATCGAGATCTGGGATCCGGCGCGCTTCGAGGAATACCTCCAAAGCTCGAACCGAAGCTACGAGGACATGGCCGGGGAGCTGCTCCTGTGATCACGGC
This region of Candidatus Eisenbacteria bacterium genomic DNA includes:
- the mraZ gene encoding division/cell wall cluster transcriptional repressor MraZ, which translates into the protein MATFRGSYRHSIDHKGRISIPARFRRLLSGEASDTFIILRGLETCAALYPLDEWRRMEERLRGRSFHDETNRRFLRIMSLDLNEGTLDAQGRVAIPPRLLAHAQLKREAMVNGVVDHIEIWDPARFEEYLQSSNRSYEDMAGELLL